Below is a window of Escherichia coli DSM 30083 = JCM 1649 = ATCC 11775 DNA.
CATCCGCTTCGCCGCTTTGGTCACGCTGCGCTCCTGCATCAGCAGTTGCAGACAGAGCAGCAGATTGAGATCAAGCGTGGTGATGGATTTCTTCATGAGCGGCAACGGGGCGTCCAGGCGCGACGAACATAATCAGCAACAGGCTCACTATGCTACAGGCAATCAGAATCCCGATCAGCATATTCCATGCGCCGATACCAACCACCGCCGCCAGCCAAATCCACAGTGACGAACCGCAAACTTGCGCAATACCTAAGGTCGAGCTGGCTACGCCCGCGCGTAATGAAAACGGCCCTAACGCCTGACTCATCGCCACACCAAAACCTACCGAGAAACCGGCGCAAATCAGCGTGATACCAAACAGCGAAACCGCATGGGAAGGTGAAACGGCAAGGGTGATCCCCGCCGCCAGGAATAACACCTGTGAGGTGATCATCAACGTACGTGGCTTAAAAATTCCCAGCGCAAACGGCGTGGAGAATGAAACGGTCATGCTGACGCCAGCGGTCAACGCCATAATGGTGGCGTATTCTCCGCGCTCAAAACCCATGATTTCCATCAGCAATACTGGCGACGTGTTGACGAAGGTGAGGATCACCGAAACGCTGAGGGTGGTGATAACAACACGGCTGAGGAAAAACCGATTAAGCAGTGACTCGCTATTTTCTCGTGGTTTGTCCGAAGTTGTGGGGGCCGCAGGGCGCGTTTCTTTTAAAATAAACAAAGACAACATCAGTAACGCGATGCCCATCGTTGCCATCGTCCAGAACAGACTCTGCCAAGGGAATTTAAGCATAATCAGGTGTCCGAGCACCGGCGCTAACACCGGAATGATGCAGGTAATGCCGTTGAGTAACGACAGCACTTTAGCCCGACGTCGATCATCCAGCGTGTCGCGCAAAATGGCGAACGCCACTACGTAACAACAGCCCGCGCCCAGTCCCTGTAGAAATCGCCCTGCAAGAAATAACGCGCTGGTTTCAGCCAGTGAACAGAACACCGAGGCGATAATAAATAGCGCCGCGCCGGGTATGGCGACAGGCTTTCTCCCTGAACGATCGGCCACTTTACCGGCAAATAACATCGCAGCCGCCATCCCCGCCAGATAAACGGAGAACGCAATATGCAACTGCGCTTCGCTGGCATTGAGATCGGCGGCGATGCGCGGTAAACCAACGAGGTACATATCAATCCCTGCGGGATAAAGTAAAACCAGGGCAAAACTACAAATCAAAAAGCGGGACATGGGCTAAAGCGTCCTGATAGTAAGGTGACGCAAAGCATACGTGGTGAAGGAGAATCAGGCGAGTTGCCATTTGGACATAAGTGATTTCCTGACAGGCAAGAAGCCAGCGAATGGCTGGCTTCCTGAAGGATTTAGCCAAATTTAGGTAACACGTTAAAGACGTTACCGAACCAGCATAAAATTACGGTTATGCCAAAGAGAATGACAATCGCCGGAATAAGATTGCCGCCCCAGACCGTGAACATCTGATTGGGAAACTTCTTGCGGGCTTTGATTGCCAGTACAGCAGGAATTATT
It encodes the following:
- the mdtL gene encoding multidrug efflux MFS transporter MdtL yields the protein MSRFLICSFALVLLYPAGIDMYLVGLPRIAADLNASEAQLHIAFSVYLAGMAAAMLFAGKVADRSGRKPVAIPGAALFIIASVFCSLAETSALFLAGRFLQGLGAGCCYVVAFAILRDTLDDRRRAKVLSLLNGITCIIPVLAPVLGHLIMLKFPWQSLFWTMATMGIALLMLSLFILKETRPAAPTTSDKPRENSESLLNRFFLSRVVITTLSVSVILTFVNTSPVLLMEIMGFERGEYATIMALTAGVSMTVSFSTPFALGIFKPRTLMITSQVLFLAAGITLAVSPSHAVSLFGITLICAGFSVGFGVAMSQALGPFSLRAGVASSTLGIAQVCGSSLWIWLAAVVGIGAWNMLIGILIACSIVSLLLIMFVAPGRPVAAHEEIHHHA